Proteins co-encoded in one Corynebacterium tuberculostearicum genomic window:
- a CDS encoding ABC transporter substrate-binding protein: MRRFRAAKALGSLAMVAAVGAASACSAGHTAVVDTSQADGNSALSSLTVASTSAATSLDFTTTGGAAIPAVLMDNVYETLVRIDKDGSITPGLATSWDISDDARTYTFDLRKGVTFTNGDAFTADTAAFSINYVREKWTNGISAAMDPVEKATAIDDHTLKVSLKQPSNGWLWSMGTATGAMMTPSGMDNLAAQPVGTGPFEVAKFAPSEFIALHVRDGYWGKPAAQDVTVRYFPDTISSVNALQAGGVDVVWGVQNPELLDDIKEDISTEVGTTNGEVLLSMNNARAPFDDPRVRQAVGYAVDRKAANDILWNGMAKDTGGAPIPPTDPWFQEKRYYDYDPEKARQLLTEAGAEGAEITLTTPTLPYAQTVAELLYSQLSEVGFKVNLESAEFPAVWLGQVMGAKDYQMSLISHVEPRDVPTLFGDPHYYLNYDSPRTRELLAQADSAPEQDYPKLMAQAVDQIMADAGALTLMNMPNIVLTRSGVRGLHPDQVTDALILRDLASADAASNATNKSTEEEAR, from the coding sequence ATGAGAAGATTTCGCGCCGCCAAGGCGCTAGGAAGCCTCGCCATGGTGGCCGCCGTGGGGGCCGCCTCGGCGTGCTCTGCGGGTCATACCGCGGTGGTTGATACCTCCCAGGCAGATGGTAATTCTGCCCTCTCTTCCCTTACCGTGGCGTCCACCTCGGCTGCCACTTCGCTAGATTTCACCACGACAGGCGGTGCTGCCATCCCCGCCGTCCTCATGGACAATGTCTACGAGACTCTCGTGCGCATTGATAAAGACGGCTCTATCACCCCAGGGCTTGCCACCTCGTGGGATATCAGCGATGACGCTCGGACTTATACCTTCGACCTGCGCAAGGGCGTCACCTTCACCAATGGCGATGCCTTCACTGCAGACACCGCTGCCTTTTCCATTAATTACGTGCGCGAGAAGTGGACCAACGGTATCTCCGCAGCCATGGATCCAGTAGAAAAGGCCACCGCGATCGATGACCACACCTTAAAGGTGAGCCTCAAGCAGCCATCGAATGGCTGGCTATGGTCCATGGGAACGGCCACCGGCGCGATGATGACGCCGAGCGGCATGGATAACCTGGCCGCGCAACCGGTGGGCACTGGCCCCTTTGAAGTCGCCAAATTCGCGCCTTCTGAGTTCATAGCGCTCCACGTTCGGGACGGATACTGGGGAAAGCCCGCCGCACAGGATGTCACCGTACGCTACTTCCCGGACACCATCTCTTCGGTCAATGCCCTGCAGGCCGGTGGCGTGGACGTGGTCTGGGGAGTGCAGAACCCAGAGCTGCTCGATGATATTAAAGAGGACATTTCCACCGAGGTAGGCACCACCAACGGGGAGGTGCTGTTGTCCATGAATAATGCCCGAGCTCCCTTCGATGATCCGCGCGTGCGCCAGGCCGTGGGCTATGCCGTAGACCGCAAGGCGGCCAATGATATTTTGTGGAATGGGATGGCCAAGGACACCGGCGGTGCACCCATCCCGCCTACGGATCCGTGGTTCCAAGAAAAGCGCTACTACGACTACGACCCAGAAAAGGCCCGCCAGCTGCTCACGGAGGCCGGCGCGGAAGGCGCAGAAATCACGCTGACCACGCCGACGCTGCCCTACGCGCAGACCGTCGCCGAGTTGCTGTACTCGCAGCTATCTGAGGTCGGTTTTAAGGTAAACCTGGAATCCGCCGAGTTCCCGGCCGTGTGGTTGGGCCAGGTCATGGGCGCGAAAGACTATCAGATGTCGCTCATCTCCCACGTGGAGCCGCGCGATGTACCAACCCTTTTTGGTGATCCGCACTACTACCTCAACTACGATTCCCCGCGCACCCGAGAGCTTTTGGCCCAAGCCGATTCCGCGCCGGAGCAGGACTACCCCAAGCTCATGGCGCAGGCCGTGGACCAGATCATGGCGGATGCCGGCGCGCTGACGCTTATGAATAT
- a CDS encoding GntR family transcriptional regulator, translating into MSPRDKQQHRKIADYLREQISSGVLQPGDFLPSEADLCEKFSSSRGPVRQAVAALRAKGLVSSGRGRRSTILASTQAEHFESIYSITSWLSEYDVNPQQHTLWLARRRAPREITRFLRVAPEQNVVFVHRVRYTEDEPIAVERMYFPMVVGKHILDFDADAGSIHARLRECGVDFDNVRRELTLEEATAEDAEALGVAPGTPLWRLQMEISNHSGEPVELAVYVYRADRMKLAMNSVRGGVSPLEVIPTPGNLA; encoded by the coding sequence ATGAGCCCACGCGATAAACAGCAGCATAGAAAGATCGCTGATTACCTGCGAGAACAGATCAGCTCTGGCGTGCTGCAACCAGGAGATTTCTTGCCCAGCGAGGCCGATTTGTGCGAGAAATTCTCCTCCTCCCGCGGGCCGGTGCGCCAAGCGGTTGCAGCTCTTCGCGCCAAAGGGCTTGTTTCCTCCGGCCGCGGGCGGCGCTCGACTATTCTAGCTTCCACACAGGCGGAGCATTTTGAATCCATTTACTCAATTACCAGTTGGTTGAGCGAATACGACGTCAACCCGCAGCAGCACACCCTGTGGCTGGCGCGCCGCCGTGCGCCCCGAGAAATCACCCGCTTTTTGCGCGTGGCCCCAGAACAAAACGTGGTCTTTGTCCACCGAGTGCGCTATACCGAGGACGAGCCCATCGCCGTAGAGCGCATGTATTTTCCCATGGTGGTGGGCAAGCACATTTTGGACTTTGATGCCGATGCGGGCTCCATCCATGCGCGCCTGCGCGAATGCGGCGTGGACTTTGATAATGTGCGTCGCGAGCTCACGCTGGAGGAAGCCACCGCCGAGGATGCCGAGGCTCTCGGCGTGGCCCCAGGCACCCCGCTGTGGCGCCTGCAGATGGAAATATCCAACCACTCCGGCGAACCGGTGGAATTGGCGGTGTACGTCTACCGTGCGGACCGCATGAAGCTGGCTATGAATAGCGTACGTGGGGGCGTTTCACCCCTAGAAGTTATCCCCACGCCGGGAAATCTTGCATAG
- a CDS encoding LLM class flavin-dependent oxidoreductase, translating into MTERAHLSVLDFCTIYEGETPAQSIARSVQLAQEAEKLGYSRMWYTEHHNMKSIMSSSPAVLIAHIGAKTERIRLGSGGVMLPNHSPYVIAEQFGTLEEMYPERIDLGVGRAPGTDMNTLGRALRRDAHSAERFPEDVKGLNSYLAGKSYIPGVSAIPGANTNVPIYILGSSMFGASLAAKLGLPYAFASHFAPQHLEQATTYYREHFQPSERFSKPYVIAGVNVTAAENTQEAQEEYERVCFNRVKAFAGRGKHLTDEQVEQIISSYQGQQILDMLKYSAVGTADEVADYLDTFQKHAQADELMVSLQSSSHEEVIKNMQLLAQGWELNPARVAGTPS; encoded by the coding sequence GTGACCGAACGCGCGCATCTTTCCGTCTTGGACTTCTGCACCATCTATGAGGGCGAGACCCCGGCCCAGTCCATTGCCCGCTCCGTGCAATTGGCCCAGGAGGCAGAAAAGCTGGGGTATTCCCGCATGTGGTATACCGAGCACCACAATATGAAGTCCATCATGTCCTCTTCCCCGGCCGTGCTCATCGCCCATATCGGCGCGAAGACGGAGCGCATCCGTTTAGGCTCTGGTGGCGTGATGCTGCCAAACCACTCCCCGTATGTCATCGCCGAGCAATTCGGCACCTTGGAGGAGATGTACCCCGAGCGCATCGATCTGGGCGTGGGCCGCGCCCCCGGCACGGATATGAATACCCTGGGCCGCGCTCTGCGCCGCGATGCCCACTCCGCCGAGCGCTTCCCTGAGGACGTCAAGGGGCTTAACTCCTACCTCGCAGGCAAGTCTTATATCCCAGGGGTTAGCGCCATTCCTGGTGCCAATACCAATGTGCCGATCTATATCTTGGGCTCGTCCATGTTTGGTGCTTCGCTAGCCGCAAAGCTCGGTCTGCCGTATGCCTTTGCTTCCCACTTCGCGCCGCAGCATCTGGAGCAGGCTACCACTTACTACCGCGAGCACTTCCAGCCTTCTGAGCGCTTTAGCAAGCCCTATGTCATCGCCGGTGTCAACGTCACCGCCGCTGAAAACACCCAGGAGGCACAGGAAGAATACGAGCGGGTGTGTTTCAACCGCGTCAAGGCTTTTGCCGGCCGCGGCAAGCACCTCACTGATGAGCAGGTCGAGCAAATCATCAGTTCGTACCAAGGCCAGCAAATCCTAGATATGTTGAAGTACTCTGCGGTCGGCACCGCCGATGAGGTAGCAGATTACCTCGATACTTTCCAAAAGCATGCCCAAGCCGATGAGCTCATGGTCTCACTGCAATCTAGCTCGCATGAGGAAGTAATCAAGAATATGCAGCTACTGGCACAAGGCTGGGAGCTTAATCCGGCACGCGTAGCTGGCACCCCGAGCTAG
- the brnQ gene encoding branched-chain amino acid transport system II carrier protein, giving the protein MATPVASSTSKPGATIVIASLMLFSMFFGAGNLIFPPMVGVSAGTNFWPAVLGFLAAGVLLPVLAIVAVAISGRSVRDLSSNGGVLFGLVFSVMAYLAIGAFYALPRTGAVSMETAITPLLGWEGTMANGIFNIVFFLIALFLAWRPNTIIDTLGKFLTPALVGLLIILIALASISNGRDPQVPTEDYASSPMVTGLFEGYNTMDAIAGLAFSIVIVGSLRSKGFKTKKSLVNGTITAALVAGALLAAIYLGLAWVGQTIPNGQSYESGAPLLADAANLTMGTIGQAVFSAIVILACMTTAVGLITSTSAFFEMLIPKVKYHVWACLFTALSILFAFQGLDTVLSIAVPFITFLYPPAISLIALTLIQPMVKKSVVFYWTYRLALWISVLWSALSVIATQGWGTEALDPLLSLAPGQSVDLGWIVPTAIAAVIGLVIDIATKAGEKHAAANPPAEESAEADALAEA; this is encoded by the coding sequence ATGGCTACCCCAGTTGCGTCAAGCACCTCCAAGCCCGGCGCCACCATCGTGATCGCGTCACTGATGCTATTTTCGATGTTCTTCGGCGCCGGCAACCTCATCTTCCCACCCATGGTGGGCGTATCGGCCGGCACCAATTTTTGGCCCGCCGTCCTCGGATTCCTCGCCGCCGGCGTGCTCCTTCCGGTCCTAGCCATTGTTGCCGTCGCCATTTCTGGCCGCTCCGTGCGCGATCTAAGTTCCAACGGCGGCGTGCTTTTTGGCCTAGTCTTTTCCGTGATGGCTTACCTGGCCATTGGCGCTTTCTACGCCCTGCCGCGCACCGGCGCCGTTTCCATGGAAACCGCCATCACCCCGCTGCTGGGTTGGGAAGGCACCATGGCCAATGGCATCTTTAATATCGTCTTCTTCCTTATCGCGCTGTTTTTGGCTTGGCGCCCCAATACCATCATCGATACCCTGGGTAAATTCCTCACCCCAGCTCTGGTAGGCCTGCTGATTATCCTTATCGCCTTGGCTTCCATCAGCAATGGGCGCGATCCTCAGGTCCCCACCGAGGATTATGCTTCTTCCCCCATGGTCACCGGCCTCTTCGAGGGCTATAACACGATGGACGCGATTGCGGGCCTGGCCTTTTCTATCGTGATTGTCGGCTCTTTGCGCTCCAAGGGCTTTAAAACCAAAAAGTCCTTGGTTAACGGCACCATCACCGCCGCGCTCGTTGCCGGTGCGCTGCTGGCCGCCATCTACCTGGGCCTGGCTTGGGTAGGACAAACTATCCCTAATGGCCAGTCCTATGAGTCGGGAGCACCCCTGCTTGCCGACGCCGCAAATCTCACTATGGGCACCATCGGCCAGGCCGTCTTTTCTGCCATCGTCATCCTGGCGTGCATGACCACTGCCGTGGGTCTTATCACCTCCACTTCGGCCTTCTTTGAAATGCTGATACCCAAGGTGAAGTACCACGTCTGGGCCTGCCTATTTACCGCACTGTCCATCCTCTTTGCCTTCCAAGGCCTAGATACAGTGCTCTCCATTGCGGTTCCATTCATCACCTTCCTGTACCCGCCGGCCATCTCCCTGATCGCCCTCACCCTGATCCAGCCGATGGTTAAGAAATCCGTGGTCTTCTACTGGACCTACCGCTTGGCACTGTGGATTTCTGTGCTGTGGTCGGCGCTATCTGTCATCGCCACCCAAGGCTGGGGTACCGAGGCACTCGATCCCCTCTTGAGCCTGGCACCCGGCCAATCCGTGGACCTGGGCTGGATTGTTCCTACCGCCATCGCTGCGGTCATCGGCCTGGTCATCGATATCGCCACCAAGGCCGGCGAAAAGCACGCCGCTGCGAACCCGCCTGCGGAAGAATCCGCCGAAGCCGACGCCCTGGCCGAGGCCTAG